The Plectropomus leopardus isolate mb chromosome 15, YSFRI_Pleo_2.0, whole genome shotgun sequence genome has a segment encoding these proteins:
- the rhoq gene encoding rho-related GTP-binding protein RhoQ, translating to MANGTGTIMLKCVVVGDGAVGKTCLLMSYANDAFPEEYVPTVFDHYAVSVNVGGKQYLLGLYDTAGQEDYDRLRPLSYPMTDVFLICFSVVNPASFQNVREEWVPELQEYAPSVPYLLIGTQIDLRDDPKTIAKLNDMKEKPIPTEQGQKLAKEIGACCYVECSALTQKGLKTVFDEAIIAILTPKKKKGALKRRLGPRCINCCLIT from the exons ATGGCTAACGGAACCGGTACTATCATGTTAAAATGCGTCGTGGTCGGAGACGGTGCAGTGGGAAAAACGTGTCTTCTGATGAGCTATGCCAATGACGCCTTTCCAGAGGAGTATGTCCCCACAGTGTTTGATCATTATGCAG TGAGCGTCAACGTTGGTGGGAAGCAGTACTTGCTCGGACTGTATGACACAGCTGGTCAg GAGGACTACGACCGCCTGAGACCGCTGTCCTACCCAATGACCGATGTCTTCCTCATATGCTTCTCTGTGGTAAACCCTGCCAGTTTCCAGAATGTGCGTGAAGAATGGGTCCCCGAGTTGCAGGAATATGCACCCAGTGTCCCCTACCTGCTCATTGGCACCCAG ATCGACCTTCGTGATGACCCCAAGACCATTGCCAAACTGAATGACATGAAGGAGAAGCCCATACCCACTGAGCAAGGACAGAAGCTAGCAAAGGAG atTGGTGCATGTTGTTATGTGGAATGTTCAGCTTTGACGCAGAAGGGCCTAAAGACAGTATTTGATGAGGCCATCATTGCTATCCTGACTcccaagaaaaagaaaggagcGCTGAAGAGAAGACTGGGACCGCGCTGCATCAACTGCTGTCTGATCACGTGA